Proteins encoded within one genomic window of Calonectris borealis chromosome 1, bCalBor7.hap1.2, whole genome shotgun sequence:
- the TAB1 gene encoding TGF-beta-activated kinase 1 and MAP3K7-binding protein 1, producing the protein MAAQRRSLLQSEQQPSWTDDLPSCHLSGVGSAPNRSYSADGKGTEGHPLEDNWLKFRSENNCYLYGVFNGYDGNRVTNFVGQRLSAELLLGQLHADHSDADVRRVLLQAFDVVERSFLESIDDALAEKASLQSQLPEGVPHHQLPPQYQKIVERLKAVEQEISGGAMAIVAVVLNNKLYIANVGTNRALLCKSTVDGLQVTQLNVDHTTENEDELFRFSQLGLDAGKIKQVGTIRGQESTRRIGDYKVKYGYTDIELLSAAKSKPIIAEPEIHGGHSLDGVTGFLVLMSEGLYKALEAAHGPGQANQEIAAMIATEFAKQTSLDAVAQAVVDRVKRIHCDTFASGGERSKFCPRHEDMTLLVRNFGYPLGEMSQPTLTPTQGGRVYPVSVPYSSSQSTSKTSVTLSLVMPSQGQMVNGAHSSSTLDEATPTLTNQSPTVTLQSTNTHTQSSSSSSDGGLFRSRPTHSLQPDEDGRVEPYVDFAEFYRLWNMDHGEQGALTVS; encoded by the exons ATGGCGGCGCAGAGGAGGAGTCTGCTGCAGAGT gagcagcagcccagTTGGACAGACGACTTACCATCATGCCATCTCTCTGGGGTGGGCTCAGCTCCAAACCGTTCCTACAGTGCAGATGGCAAAGGGACAGAAGGTCACCCCTTGGAAGATAACTGGTTAAAATTCAG GAGTGAGAACAACTGCTACCTCTATGGTGTCTTCAATGGCTATGATGGCAATCGGGTCACCAACTTCGTGGGTCAGAGGCTTTCTGCAGAATTGCTGCTGGGCCAGCTACACGCAGATCACAGCGATGCTGATGTGCGTCGAGTTCTGCTGCAG GCTTTTGATGTGGTAGAAAGAAGTTTCCTGGAGTCCATCGATGATGCCTTGGCAGAGAAGGCCAGCCTGCAGTCCCAGCTACCAGAG GGTGTCCCTCACCACCAGCTGCCGCCTCAGTACCAGAAGATTGTGGAGAGATTGAAGGCTGTAGAGCAGGAGATCTCTGGAGGAGCCATGGCTATTGTGGCTGTTGTTCTCAACAACAAGCTCTATATCGCCAATGTGG GTACCAATCGGGCACTGTTATGCAAGTCCACGGTGGATGGGCTGCAGGTGACTCAGCTCAACGTGGACCATACGACAGAGAATGAGGATGAACTTTTTCGCTTCTCCCAGCTGG GCTTGGatgcagggaaaataaaacaagtgGGAACTATTCGAGGGCAGGAAAGCACTCGGCGCATTGGAGATTACAAAGTCAAATATGGCTATACTGATATTGAACTGCTCAG TGCTGCTAAATCTAAGCCCATCATAGCAGAGCCTGAAATCCACGGAGGGCACTCGCTGGATGGGGTGACTGGCTTCTTGGTGCTCATGTCTGAAGGGCTCTACAAAGCGCTGGAGGCAGCTCATGGGCCTGGGCAGGCCAACCAG GAAATTGCAGCCATGATAGCCACAGAGTTTGCCAAGCAGACATCGCTGGATGCTGTGGCACAAGCAGTAGTGGACCGGGTTAAGCGGATCCACTGCGACACTTTTGCCAGTGGTGGGGAACGGTCCAAGTTCTGTCCCCGGCATGAAGACATGACGCTGCTTGTGAGGAATTTTGGGTACCCCCTGGGTGAGATGAGCCAGCCCACGCTGACACCAACGCAAG gaGGCCGTGTCTACCCAGTCTCTGTGCCGTATTCCAGCTCCCAAAGCACAAGCAAGACGAGTGTCACACTGTCTCTTGTCATGCCTTCCCAAGGCCAGATGGTCAATGGTGCCCACAGCAGCTCAACTCTGGATGAAGCCACCCCCACCCTCACTAA CCAAAGCCCAACTGTGACGCTCCAGTCGACTAATACTCACACGCAGAGTAGCAGCTCAAGTTCAGACGGGGGTCTCTTCCGCTCCCGACCCACCCACTCGCTCCAGCCAGATGAAGATGGGCGTGTGGAGCCTTACGTGGATTTTGCAGAGTTTTACCGGCTTTGGAACATGGACCATGGCGAGCAGGGAGCACTGACTGTGTCCTAA